One window of the Pirellulales bacterium genome contains the following:
- the miaB gene encoding tRNA (N6-isopentenyl adenosine(37)-C2)-methylthiotransferase MiaB, which yields MTKYLYIETVGCQMNMLDSELVVATLRKQGYELVDTPSQADTILFNTCSVRQHAEDKIYSALGRLKHAKQHHPHKIIGVLGCMAQKDQRLVFERAPYVDLVVGPGQLHQIPRLLEEIAAGSGPRLEVSLDRKAGSRDEIERSFESYDPDRDPQMRPTPYQAFVRIQIGCDKFCTYCIVPSVRGPEQGRHPDHILAEARKLADEGCREITLLGQTVNSYRHHGRGRTTRLADLLYRLNEIDGLARLKFVTNFPKDMTDDLLAAVRDLPKCSPYLHVPAQSGSNGVLRRMKRGYTVEEYREMLARIRATVPGSAVTSDFIVGFCGETEDDFQQTVDLVRESRFKNSFIFKYSPRPGTKGHELLADDVPENVKRRRNNELLAIQNEISENDNQPFIGREVEVLVEGPSKASRKHSHDGDHDSGPLQLTGRTHCDRIVVFDGNPRQIGQLLAVTIYDANAFTLFGSVVTRHVGPELFEIGARGWGLGARKCTSELQAPR from the coding sequence GTGACAAAGTATCTCTACATCGAGACGGTCGGCTGCCAGATGAACATGCTCGATAGCGAGCTGGTGGTGGCCACTCTGCGCAAGCAGGGATACGAGCTGGTCGATACGCCGTCGCAAGCTGACACGATCTTGTTCAACACGTGCAGCGTCCGGCAGCATGCGGAGGACAAGATCTATAGCGCCCTGGGCCGGCTAAAGCATGCCAAGCAGCATCATCCGCACAAGATCATCGGCGTGCTGGGGTGCATGGCCCAGAAAGACCAACGGCTCGTGTTCGAGCGGGCGCCGTATGTCGATCTAGTGGTCGGGCCGGGGCAGTTGCACCAAATCCCGCGATTGTTGGAGGAGATTGCCGCCGGGAGCGGACCGCGGCTGGAAGTGAGCCTCGATCGCAAGGCCGGCAGCCGCGATGAGATCGAGCGGAGCTTCGAAAGCTACGATCCCGATCGCGATCCCCAGATGCGGCCGACGCCCTATCAGGCCTTTGTGCGGATTCAGATCGGCTGCGATAAGTTTTGCACTTACTGCATCGTGCCGAGCGTGCGCGGTCCCGAGCAGGGGCGGCATCCGGATCATATTCTGGCCGAGGCTCGCAAGCTGGCCGACGAAGGCTGCCGCGAAATCACGCTCTTGGGCCAAACGGTCAACAGCTATCGGCACCACGGCCGAGGGCGAACGACGCGGCTGGCCGATCTGCTCTATCGCCTGAATGAGATCGACGGGCTGGCGCGGCTCAAGTTCGTCACCAACTTTCCCAAGGACATGACCGACGATCTCTTGGCGGCCGTTCGCGATTTGCCGAAATGCTCCCCGTATCTGCACGTTCCAGCTCAAAGCGGGTCGAATGGGGTGCTGCGGCGGATGAAGCGCGGCTACACGGTCGAGGAGTATCGCGAAATGCTGGCTCGCATCCGCGCGACCGTTCCCGGCTCGGCGGTCACCAGCGATTTCATCGTCGGCTTCTGCGGCGAGACGGAGGACGATTTCCAGCAGACCGTCGATCTGGTGCGCGAATCGCGTTTCAAGAACAGCTTCATTTTCAAATACAGTCCGCGGCCAGGGACGAAGGGCCACGAACTCCTCGCCGACGACGTGCCGGAAAACGTAAAGCGGCGCCGCAACAACGAGCTGCTGGCAATTCAGAACGAGATCAGCGAGAACGACAACCAGCCATTTATCGGCCGCGAGGTGGAAGTTCTGGTTGAAGGGCCGAGCAAAGCAAGCCGAAAGCATTCGCACGATGGCGACCATGATTCGGGTCCGTTGCAACTCACCGGCCGGACCCACTGCGACCGGATCGTCGTGTTCGACGGCAATCCACGGCAGATCGGTCAGTTGTTGGCAGTAACTATCTACGACGCAAACGCCTTCACGCTGTTTGGGAGCGTGGTTACACGGCACGTGGGGCCGGAATTGTTTGAAATCGGGGCTCGGGGCTGGGGACTCGGGGCTCGGAAATGCACAAGCGAACTTCAGGCGCCCAGATAG